A part of Liolophura sinensis isolate JHLJ2023 chromosome 1, CUHK_Ljap_v2, whole genome shotgun sequence genomic DNA contains:
- the LOC135481829 gene encoding meprin A subunit beta-like — MRQPADRRPVQGNMSAHGTWPRRNTHEFPAFLRRQERSVVRPRDWLWHDREIPYILSSSIGLNVRKAFHAAVKDIEESSCLKFKRRNNEEDYLFISSMDGCWSDVGRVGGKQDVSLAENCNSKGIALHELLHALGFWHEHCRLDRDQHIQIMWQNIEDGLDYNFDKHDWLYNDLQELPYDYDSIMHYNAYSFSANRKPTIVPIGNTDKEIGQRRGMSELDAKKLNKLYSCDKPHGWSSWGDWSPCSNECLRIRERFCIGVHKKRCQGDSQQIETCPSTCYPVNRFGCWKYDRSNPSISSLEGRTTMLRTMHLERIDPIRQCADAAGALGYKVFALTNDSVCLSSPTAHLTYMRDGPSESCTYIDRGKLDSMYAFTLEFDAAVDGQWGMWSEWSKCSVTCGTGSMTRNRICNNPEPDNGGRECVGNDQATEQCHMKDCLRWFYPSG; from the exons cACATGGAACTTGGCCGAGGAGGAACACTCATGAGTTTCCAGCGTTTTTACGGCGTCAGGAGAGAAGTGTGGTGCGACCACGTGATTGGTTGTGGCACGACCGGGAAATACCTTATATCCTGAGCAGTTCTATCG GTCTGAATGTGAGGAAGGCTTTCCACGCCGCGGTGAAGGACATAGAGGAATCGTCATGTCTGAAATTCAAAAGGAGAAACAACGAAGAGGACTATCTGTTTATTTCCAGCATGGATGG ATGTTGGTCAGATGTGGGACGAGTCGGTGGCAAACAAGATGTGTCTCTGGCAGAAAACTGTAATAGTAAAGGTATAGCTCTCCATGAGCTTCTCCACGCTCTGGGATTCTGGCATGAACATTGCAGGCTTGATAGAGATCAGCACATCCAAATAATGTGGCAGAATATTGAGGATG GACTGGACTACAATTTCGACAAGCACGATTGGCTTTACAATGATTTACAGGAACTCCCTTACGATTATGACTCTATCATGCACTACAACGCTTATTCCTTCTCGGCTAACCGAAAGCCGACGATAGTTCCGATAGGCAATACCGACAAAGAGATAGGCCAGAGAAGAGGTATGAGCGAATTAGACGCCAAAAAGCTCAATAAACTCTACAGCTGCG ACAAACCACATGGCTGGTCCAGCTGGGGCGATTGGTCACCGTGCTCAAACGAATGCTTACGGATAAGAGAAAGATTCTGTATAGGTGTCCATAAGAAGAGGTGTCAAGGAGATTCCCAGCAAATAGAAACGTGTCCAAGTACATGTTATC CTGTTAACAGGTTTGGCTGTTGGAAATATGATCGTTCCAATCCAAGTATATCGTCCCTGGAGGGTCGTACTACGATGCTCAGAACGATGCACCTGGAACGGATTGATCCGATCCGACAGTGCGCAGACGCAGCGGGAGCACTAGGGtacaag GTTTTCGCTCTGACGAATGACTCGGTGTGTTTGAGCTCACCCACAGCCCACCTGACCTATATGAGGGACGGGCCGTCGGAGTCGTGTACCTACATCGACAGGGGAAAGTTGGATTCCATGTATGCCTTCACACTGGAATTTG ATGCGGCTGTAGACGGACAATGGGGAATGTGGTCAGAATGGTCGAAGTGCTCGGTCACGTGCGGAACGGGTAGTATGACAAGAAACCGGATATGTAACAACCCAGAACCGGACAATGGTGGCCGGGAGTGTGTGGGAAATGATCAGGCCACTGAACAGTGCCACATGAAGGACTGTCTCCGGTGGTTTTACCCTTCCGGTTAA